A single window of Vigna radiata var. radiata cultivar VC1973A chromosome 4, Vradiata_ver6, whole genome shotgun sequence DNA harbors:
- the LOC106759288 gene encoding protein-tyrosine-phosphatase MKP1 isoform X2 — MVGNDDAGHLSASRKMFWRSASWSSSRTAAGNASTGEAGKGFADSGSAEGPHRENRRFPPPPLTPRSQQNCKARSCLPPLQPLSIARRSLDEWPKAGSDDIGEWPQPPTTPGGRGNGSNGERLKLDLSSIQHSNPDHSRSNNGGLVKRDKIAFFDKECSKVADHVYLGGDAVARDRDILKHNGITHVLNCVGFVCPEYFKADFVYRTLWLQDSPSEDITSILYDVFDYFEDVREQGGRVFVHCCQGVSRSTSLVIAYLMWREGQSFDDAFQFVKAARGIADPNMGFACQLLQCQKRVHAFPLSPSSLLRIYRIAPHSPYDPLHLVPKMLMDPSSAALDSRGAFIVHIPSAIYVWIGKNCEAIMERDARGAVGQIVRYEKVQGPIVMIKEGEEPAYFWDAFSNFLPLMDKSGNRVEDGNLTSKVSPGERRVEAYDVDYEVFKKAITGGFVPPFASSENEHETHLPARESSWSALRRKVASANMKDFVSTPRLSFPRVYSDSMLCIHTSANLSPSSSLSSSSSSISSSSSPSYVSPDSISSDSSTHSKFLSEVSPDSSSVVFTPIPVSSSLSSFSNLSISSNSTSKAVSNSTDILGVKLSHPWSQSASLPLKKPSTSLAERRGSLSKSLKLPLKNDKKQVMDKPPTFHNSQEYDIIVNGNVSYLQQSDSKDDFCESNKHAKEGVVNSFQKCELALCPSIVDSTHLKESSLVRNSFEPLIDSSSVEDAVLGQSAALKGANESGLAQFNVAQTSYALKRREHAIYLGREVFQL, encoded by the exons ATGGTGGGGAACGACGACGCGGGTCACCTTTCCGCCTCCCGGAAAATGTTCTGGCGGTCGGCGTCGTGGTCATCTTCCCGGACCGCCGCCGGGAACGCCTCTACCGGCGAGGCGGGTAAGGGTTTCGCAGATTCTGGCAGCGCAGAAGGTCCTCACAGAGAGAACCGGCGGTTCCCTCCGCCGCCACTTACGCCTCGGTCGCAGCAGAATTGTAAGGCGCGGTCTTGCTTGCCGCCGCTGCAGCCGCTGTCTATCGCTAGGCGGAGTCTTGATGAGTGGCCGAAGGCGGGCTCCGATGACATCGGCGAGTGGCCGCAGCCGCCCACCACCCCGGGAGGGAGAGGTAATGGTAGCAATGGTGAAAGGTTGAAACTTGATTTGTCTTCCATTCAGCATAGCAACCCTGATCATAGTAGGAGTAACAATGGTGGGCTTGTGAAGAGGGATAAGATTGCATTTTTTGACAAGGAGTGTTCAAAAGTTGCTGATCATGTGTACCTTGGTGGTGATGCTGTTGCTAGGGATAGAGACATTTTGAAGCATAATGGTATCACTCATGTGTTGAATTGTGTGGGGTTTGTGTGTCCTGAATACTTTAAGGCTGATTTTGTGTATAGGACTTTGTGGCTGCAGGATAGTCCCTCCGAGGACATTACTAGTATCTTGTATGATGTGTTTGACTACTTTGAGGATGTTAGGGAACAAGGTGGGAGGGTGTTTGTGCACTGTTGTCAAGGGGTGTCTCGGTCTACATCTCTGGTGATTGCTTACCTTATGTGGAGGGAGGGacaaagttttgatgatgcttttCAGTTTGTGAAGGCTGCAAGAGGGATTGCTGATCCGAATATGGGGTTCGCTTGCCAGTTGTTGCAGTGTCAGAAAAGGGTCCACGCGTTCCCTCTTAGTCCTAGCTCTTTGCTTAGGATTTACAGGATTGCTCCACACTCCCCGTATGATCCTTTACATCTTGTTCCCAAAATGTTGATGGATCCTTCGTCAGCTGCATTGGACTCCAGAGGCGCGTTTATTGTGCACATTCCTTCGGCAATATATGTTTGGATTGGTAAGAACTGTGAGGCCATCATGGAGAGGGACGCCAGAGGGGCTGTTGGCCAGATTGTTCGGTATGAGAAGGTGCAAGGGCCAATTGTGATGATTAAGGAAGGTGAGGAACCGGCTTACTTCTGGGATGCTTTTTCGAATTTTCTGCCTTTGATGGATAAATCTGGCAATAGAGTAGAAGATGGAAACTTGACTAGTAAAGTTTCTCCTGGTGAGAGGAGAGTGGAAGCATATGACGTTGATTATGAAGTTTTCAAAAAAGCAATCACAGGAGGATTTGTGCCTCCCTTTGCGTCATCGGAGAATGAACATGAAACCCATCTGCCTGCAAGAGAGAGTAGTTGGAGTGCTTTAAGGCGTAAAGTTGCCTCTGCTAATATGAAGGACTTTGTTTCTACCCCTAGGTTATCCTTTCCTAGGGTTTATTCAGATTCCATGTTGTGTATTCATACATCAGCAAACTTGTCTCCATCTTCATCCCTTTCATCATCGTCATCGTCTATATCATCATCCTCTTCACCGTCTTATGTTTCTCCAGATTCCATTTCTTCTGATTCTAGTACTCATTCTAAGTTTTTGTCAGAAGTGTCCCCAGATTCTTCCTCTGTGGTTTTTACTCCTATTCCCGTATCTTCTTCTTTGTCCAGTTTTTCTAATTTGTCAATCTCTTCAAATTCTACTTCTAAAGCAGTTTCTAACAGTACAGATATCCTTGGTGTCAAGTTATCACATCCCTGGTCTCAGTCAGCCTCTTTACCATTGAAGAAACCATCAACTTCCCTTGCTGAACGAAGAGGTAGTCTGTCAAAATCTTTGAAGTTGCCACTGAAGAATGATAAGAAACAAGTAATGGATAAGCCACCTACCTTTCATAATAGTCAAGAATATGACATTATTGTCAATGGCAATGTTAGCTATTTGCAACAATCAGACAGTAAAGATGATTTTTGTGAGTCTAACAAGCATGCCAAGGAGGGAGTTGTGAATTCATTTCAAAAGTGTGAGCTGGCACTATGTCCAAGCATTGTTGACAGCACGCACCTCAAGGAATCATCACTTGTTCGGAACTCTTTTGAGCCTTTGATAGATAGTTCCTCAGTAGAAGACGCGGTGCTTGGTCAGTCTGCAGCATTGAAGGGAGCCAATGAGAGTGGCTTGGCGCAGTTTAATGTCGCACAGACTTCG TATGCACTTAAACGCAGGGAACATGCTATATATTTGGGTAGGGAAGTCTTTCAATTGTGA
- the LOC106759288 gene encoding protein-tyrosine-phosphatase MKP1 isoform X1, with amino-acid sequence MVGNDDAGHLSASRKMFWRSASWSSSRTAAGNASTGEAGKGFADSGSAEGPHRENRRFPPPPLTPRSQQNCKARSCLPPLQPLSIARRSLDEWPKAGSDDIGEWPQPPTTPGGRGNGSNGERLKLDLSSIQHSNPDHSRSNNGGLVKRDKIAFFDKECSKVADHVYLGGDAVARDRDILKHNGITHVLNCVGFVCPEYFKADFVYRTLWLQDSPSEDITSILYDVFDYFEDVREQGGRVFVHCCQGVSRSTSLVIAYLMWREGQSFDDAFQFVKAARGIADPNMGFACQLLQCQKRVHAFPLSPSSLLRIYRIAPHSPYDPLHLVPKMLMDPSSAALDSRGAFIVHIPSAIYVWIGKNCEAIMERDARGAVGQIVRYEKVQGPIVMIKEGEEPAYFWDAFSNFLPLMDKSGNRVEDGNLTSKVSPGERRVEAYDVDYEVFKKAITGGFVPPFASSENEHETHLPARESSWSALRRKVASANMKDFVSTPRLSFPRVYSDSMLCIHTSANLSPSSSLSSSSSSISSSSSPSYVSPDSISSDSSTHSKFLSEVSPDSSSVVFTPIPVSSSLSSFSNLSISSNSTSKAVSNSTDILGVKLSHPWSQSASLPLKKPSTSLAERRGSLSKSLKLPLKNDKKQVMDKPPTFHNSQEYDIIVNGNVSYLQQSDSKDDFCESNKHAKEGVVNSFQKCELALCPSIVDSTHLKESSLVRNSFEPLIDSSSVEDAVLGQSAALKGANESGLAQFNVAQTSVYHWPSLEKVETFGTDHLDSKAAFVIFSPSMHLNAGNMLYIWVGKSFNCDASQVHLDVDIQLDCLGAVDWNQIGCDLLDRFSLPKSTVIKIVKENEEPSEFLALLSSL; translated from the exons ATGGTGGGGAACGACGACGCGGGTCACCTTTCCGCCTCCCGGAAAATGTTCTGGCGGTCGGCGTCGTGGTCATCTTCCCGGACCGCCGCCGGGAACGCCTCTACCGGCGAGGCGGGTAAGGGTTTCGCAGATTCTGGCAGCGCAGAAGGTCCTCACAGAGAGAACCGGCGGTTCCCTCCGCCGCCACTTACGCCTCGGTCGCAGCAGAATTGTAAGGCGCGGTCTTGCTTGCCGCCGCTGCAGCCGCTGTCTATCGCTAGGCGGAGTCTTGATGAGTGGCCGAAGGCGGGCTCCGATGACATCGGCGAGTGGCCGCAGCCGCCCACCACCCCGGGAGGGAGAGGTAATGGTAGCAATGGTGAAAGGTTGAAACTTGATTTGTCTTCCATTCAGCATAGCAACCCTGATCATAGTAGGAGTAACAATGGTGGGCTTGTGAAGAGGGATAAGATTGCATTTTTTGACAAGGAGTGTTCAAAAGTTGCTGATCATGTGTACCTTGGTGGTGATGCTGTTGCTAGGGATAGAGACATTTTGAAGCATAATGGTATCACTCATGTGTTGAATTGTGTGGGGTTTGTGTGTCCTGAATACTTTAAGGCTGATTTTGTGTATAGGACTTTGTGGCTGCAGGATAGTCCCTCCGAGGACATTACTAGTATCTTGTATGATGTGTTTGACTACTTTGAGGATGTTAGGGAACAAGGTGGGAGGGTGTTTGTGCACTGTTGTCAAGGGGTGTCTCGGTCTACATCTCTGGTGATTGCTTACCTTATGTGGAGGGAGGGacaaagttttgatgatgcttttCAGTTTGTGAAGGCTGCAAGAGGGATTGCTGATCCGAATATGGGGTTCGCTTGCCAGTTGTTGCAGTGTCAGAAAAGGGTCCACGCGTTCCCTCTTAGTCCTAGCTCTTTGCTTAGGATTTACAGGATTGCTCCACACTCCCCGTATGATCCTTTACATCTTGTTCCCAAAATGTTGATGGATCCTTCGTCAGCTGCATTGGACTCCAGAGGCGCGTTTATTGTGCACATTCCTTCGGCAATATATGTTTGGATTGGTAAGAACTGTGAGGCCATCATGGAGAGGGACGCCAGAGGGGCTGTTGGCCAGATTGTTCGGTATGAGAAGGTGCAAGGGCCAATTGTGATGATTAAGGAAGGTGAGGAACCGGCTTACTTCTGGGATGCTTTTTCGAATTTTCTGCCTTTGATGGATAAATCTGGCAATAGAGTAGAAGATGGAAACTTGACTAGTAAAGTTTCTCCTGGTGAGAGGAGAGTGGAAGCATATGACGTTGATTATGAAGTTTTCAAAAAAGCAATCACAGGAGGATTTGTGCCTCCCTTTGCGTCATCGGAGAATGAACATGAAACCCATCTGCCTGCAAGAGAGAGTAGTTGGAGTGCTTTAAGGCGTAAAGTTGCCTCTGCTAATATGAAGGACTTTGTTTCTACCCCTAGGTTATCCTTTCCTAGGGTTTATTCAGATTCCATGTTGTGTATTCATACATCAGCAAACTTGTCTCCATCTTCATCCCTTTCATCATCGTCATCGTCTATATCATCATCCTCTTCACCGTCTTATGTTTCTCCAGATTCCATTTCTTCTGATTCTAGTACTCATTCTAAGTTTTTGTCAGAAGTGTCCCCAGATTCTTCCTCTGTGGTTTTTACTCCTATTCCCGTATCTTCTTCTTTGTCCAGTTTTTCTAATTTGTCAATCTCTTCAAATTCTACTTCTAAAGCAGTTTCTAACAGTACAGATATCCTTGGTGTCAAGTTATCACATCCCTGGTCTCAGTCAGCCTCTTTACCATTGAAGAAACCATCAACTTCCCTTGCTGAACGAAGAGGTAGTCTGTCAAAATCTTTGAAGTTGCCACTGAAGAATGATAAGAAACAAGTAATGGATAAGCCACCTACCTTTCATAATAGTCAAGAATATGACATTATTGTCAATGGCAATGTTAGCTATTTGCAACAATCAGACAGTAAAGATGATTTTTGTGAGTCTAACAAGCATGCCAAGGAGGGAGTTGTGAATTCATTTCAAAAGTGTGAGCTGGCACTATGTCCAAGCATTGTTGACAGCACGCACCTCAAGGAATCATCACTTGTTCGGAACTCTTTTGAGCCTTTGATAGATAGTTCCTCAGTAGAAGACGCGGTGCTTGGTCAGTCTGCAGCATTGAAGGGAGCCAATGAGAGTGGCTTGGCGCAGTTTAATGTCGCACAGACTTCGGTATATCACTGGCCCAGTTTAGAAAAGGTTGAGACATTTGGTACAGATCATTTGGATTCTAAAGCTGCTTTTGTCATATTCTCTCCCAGTATGCACTTAAACGCAGGGAACATGCTATATATTTGGGTAGGGAAGTCTTTCAATTGTGACGCTTCACAGGTTCACTTGGATGTTGATATACAGTTAGATTGTTTAGGAGCTGTTGACTGGAATCAAATTGGTTGTGATCTCCTTGATCGGTTTAGTTTGCCGAAGAGTACAGTCATCAAG ATTGTTAAAGAGAATGAGGAACCTTCAGAGTTCCTTGCTTTGCTCAGTTCATTGTAG